The following coding sequences are from one Gossypium raimondii isolate GPD5lz chromosome 4, ASM2569854v1, whole genome shotgun sequence window:
- the LOC105766579 gene encoding uncharacterized protein At3g28850, with product MKGFKGRLLKKLKFIPTIKSLRKSFAFHPYHKHPFSNHNRYSQPVYKDQDCKINIHIPDPVIHSKDQKGKGTALDQFDVGHQDNNKPAPKIEFKETATKEGHSQLPIASNAFDKPETVNIHSPLKDFEEKCPPGGEDSVVLYTTSLRGIRKTFEDCNAIRYLLSSFRILVHERDVSMDMEFREELWRLFGKKVIPPKLFIKGRYIGGADEVIGLHEEGKVKKLFEGIPSNIPCSECANMRFLVCPNCDGSRKVFAETDDDDEMCLKCPDCNENGLVKCAACC from the coding sequence ATGAAAGGCTTCAAGGGAAGATTGCTGAAGAAACTCAAATTCATACCTACTATCAAGTCTTTGAGAAAAAGCTTTGCCTTCCACCCATATCACAAACACCCTTTCTCCAATCATAATCGCTATAGTCAACCAGTTTACAAAGACCAAGACTGCAAAATCAACATTCATATCCCTGACCCAGTTATCCATTCTAAAGATCAAAAGGGTAAAGGAACTGCTTTGGATCAATTTGATGTTGGCCACCAGGACAATAACAAGCCTGCACCCAAGATTGAGTTCAAAGAGACTGCGACTAAAGAGGGTCATTCTCAGCTTCCAATCGCCTCAAACGCCTTTGACAAACCTGAAACTGTGAATATACATTCACCCTTGAAAGATTTCGAAGAGAAATGTCCACCAGGTGGGGAAGATTCAGTGGTTTTATACACAACAAGCTTGAGAGGGATAAGGAAAACATTTGAAGATTGCAACGCTATCAGATATCTTTTGAGCAGTTTCAGGATATTGGTCCATGAAAGAGATGTCTCAATGGACATGGAGTTCAGGGAAGAACTATGGAGGTTATTTGGTAAAAAAGTAATCCCTCCAAAGCTGTTCATAAAAGGAAGATACATAGGAGGAGCTGATGAAGTCATTGGACTCCATGAGGAAGGAAAGGTTAAGAAACTCTTCGAAGGGATACCTTCAAATATCCCTTGTAGTGAGTGTGCCAATATGCGGTTCTTGGTTTGCCCCAACTGCGATGGCAGCCGCAAGGTTTTTGCAGAAacggatgatgatgatgagatgTGCTTGAAATGCCCTGATTGCAATGAGAATGGGTTGGTTAAATGCGCTGCTTGCTGCTGA